A region from the Alnus glutinosa chromosome 5, dhAlnGlut1.1, whole genome shotgun sequence genome encodes:
- the LOC133869088 gene encoding uncharacterized protein LOC133869088 encodes MELDMALRVDESPTLTDTSTPQEIAKHKRWERSNRLSIMFMKSYVIKGIRGFIPESHKANEFIQAIEEQFFSSVKALASIVMKKLSSKTFENFRIVRKLIMEMRDMSAQLKSLEVDIFESFFVHFILNSLPFEDTPFKISYNTHKY; translated from the coding sequence ATGGAACTTGACATGGCACTCCGTGTGGACGAATCACCCACCCTCACGGACACAAGTACGCCACAAGAAATTGCAAAGCATAAGCGGTGGGAGCGATCTAATCGCTTAAGTATCATGTTTATGAAATCTTACGTCATAAAGGGCATTAGAGGTTTTATCCCAGAAAGCCATAAGGCAAACGAGTTCATCCAAGCCATTGAGGAACAATTTTTTAGTTCCGTTAAGGCATTGGCAAGCATCGTGATGAAGAAGCTTTCAAGCAAAACCTTCGAAAATTTCAGAATTGTACGAAAGCTCATTATGGAAATGAGGGACATGTCTGCTCAATTGAAGTCTCTAGAGGTTGATATATTTGAgtcattttttgttcatttcatCTTGAACTCTCTCCCTTTTGAAGACACTCCATTTAAGATATCCTATAACACACATAAGTATTAA